The Aquila chrysaetos chrysaetos chromosome 6, bAquChr1.4, whole genome shotgun sequence genome window below encodes:
- the RNF25 gene encoding LOW QUALITY PROTEIN: E3 ubiquitin-protein ligase RNF25 (The sequence of the model RefSeq protein was modified relative to this genomic sequence to represent the inferred CDS: deleted 1 base in 1 codon), giving the protein MAAAGEEAEAADWALPPEVEVLESIYLEELRVARGRGRWEPWEISITLHPATAQDQDSQYVRFTLVLSVPPQYPNKAPEISIRNPRGLSDEQIQKISQTLRSVAEARLGTEVLYELIEKGKEILTDNNIPHGQCVICLYGFQEREAFTKTHCYHYFHSHCLARYAQHMEEEILMQQEEREQHLAPSPKQEVGVQCPVCRETLVYDLCALKAAPPPQHPLEPYRPDAKMLQHQEELRLIFKRQQEKGGIIDPEAERNRYFISLQAPPAAVDPGQAAAASELPVSAGAVDVPQPPSQALAPEPAGAPVARAEPGRPERPAVPREQQSKRERHRGERPGPRGQGRQSCSGSQEPAEEACHPLHGSRGPRGFSRRPERRPGGRHSQEFPKPHSRSRAAALAERKELCPEDPSPVTDAVDLKEERSDVERWTPEEGAEARGREKENLAFNRSDHRAAPSWQGHHRPWDCGRWERSRVQERGSYPRAPRGRGVFRPSGRQEAHLLEKESGS; this is encoded by the exons CATCACCCTGCACCCCGCCACGGCCCAGGACCAGGACTCCCAGTATGTCCGCTTCACCCTGGTGCTCTCCGTGCCCCCCC agtatccCAACAAAGCTCCGGAAATCTCGATCAGGAACCCGCGGGGGCTGTCAGATGAGCAAATTCAAAA GATTTCCCAGACCCTTAGAAGTGTTGCTGaagccaggctggggacagaggtGCTCTACGAACTGATTGAG aaggggaaggagatTCTCACTGACAACAACATTCCTCACGGCCAGTGCGTGATCTGCCTTTATGGATTCCAG GAGAGAGAAGCCTTCACAAAGACCCACTGCTACCACTACTTCCACTCCCACTGCCTGGCCCGCTATGCCCAGCACATGGAGGAGGAGATCCTcatgcagcaggaggagagagagcagcacCTGGCGCCATCCCCCAAACAG GAAGTCGGTGTGCAGTGCCCTGTCTGCCGGGAGACCCTGGTCTATGATCTCTGTGCTCTGAAGGCAGCA CCCCCCCCGCAGCACCCGCTG GAGCCATACAGGCCGGACGCCAAGATGCTGCAGCACCAGGAAGAACTGCGCTTAATTTTCAAGAGACAGCAAGAGAAAGGGGGCATCATTGACCCTGAAGCAGAGAGGAACCGTTACTTCATCAGCCTCCAGGCG cctccagctgctgtcGATCCAGGCCAAGCAGCCGCTGCCTCTGAGCTGCCAGTGAGTGCAGGTGCTGTGGATGTGCCCCAGCCGCCCAGCCAAGCCTTGGCTCCAGAGCCAGCTGGGGCACCGGTGGCCAGGGCAGAACCCGGGCGGCCCGAGAGGCCTGCTGTGCCCAGAGAGCAACAGAGCAAGAGGGAGAGGCACAGAGGGGAGAGGCCAGGCCCCAGAGGCCAGGGCAGGCAGTCATGCAGTGGCTCACAGGAACCGGCAGAGGAAGCCTGTCATCCACTCCATGGCTCCAGGGGGCCTAGGGGCTTCAGCCGGAGACCAGAGCGAAGACCTGGTGGGAGGCACAGCCAGGAGTTTCCAAAGCCTCACAGCAgaagcagggctgctgccttGGCTGAAAGAAAGGAGCTGTGCCCTGAAGACCCCTCACCTGTAACAGACGCAGTGGACTTGAAAGAGGAGCGCAGTGATGTGGAGAGATGGACCCCAGAGGAGGGGGCTGAGGCccggggcagggagaaggagaatCTGGCATTCAACCGCAGCGAccacagagcagctcccagctggcAGGGCCACCACAGGCCCTGGGATTGTGGAAGGTGGGAGAGGTCCAGAGTCCAGGAGCGTGGTTCCTACCCCAGAGCACCAAGAGGGCGAGGAGTGTTCAGGCCCAGTGGACGACAAGAAGCCCATCTCCTTGAGAAGGAGAGTGGCTCCTAG